The Salmo salar chromosome ssa06, Ssal_v3.1, whole genome shotgun sequence sequence GGATCAAGATTACCAACGTGCTGGAGTTTCTTATTCAGTAAACAGTTTTTTCTCCATGCAATATGATAGTGTGTCAGTCATTGATCGGTTCTGGAAAAGTTGGAGTGAAGTTTCCTGAGAATCTGGCCTATTCCTCATCCCATGTGAAGAAGACCACCTTTATCGAGTAGATCGTATCCAAAATATAGATCACCAGGTTGATCACGGTCATGAACGTCACCACAACCAGATCGTCCCAGGGACAGTGGGAACACGGAACGGGCCGGGGGTTGTTCTCGAAACCATACAGTGGCCAGATGACCGTGGCAGTCATGTACATCATGGTGGCCAGAATATTATAGACCGTGAGCAGTTTGTCAAACGAGAAGGGGAACAGCGACAGCAGCTGACCGACGGTGAGAAAGATGATGACGAGTGCGAAGATGAAGCAGAGGGAATAAACCGCCACGCACCACTGCAGTCCCGGATTAAATGAAAACCTTGCCGGATCCAGCGACGTGAAGATAATACAGGCCACCAGAGTCTCGAGGATCTTGAGGAGGCCCGGGACAGTGGACAGGAAGCCACTGATCTCACCACCGGGTCGGAGGCGGGCCAACACCACCTCGCCAACGTACACTCCGAAACAGAGTAGGGAGATGACGGTGGCGGCGATCTGGCGGTAGCAGGTGGGGCAGGTGAAGAAGGTGGGGTAGATGATGGAGGAGGTGAAACACATTAGTGCAGCCAGCATGGCGAAGGCCGTGGTGAAGTCATCCCAGGAGATGGGCACCTTGAGATGATGAGGAGGGGAGATGTGAGGACGTGTTATTTCTAGGGCCAAGAGTTTTCCTGAAAAATGTGTTTTCCCAAAAAACGTGCACCTACATCTACTACTGCTTTACAATATAAATAGACATTAGAAATATATAAGACAGATACACATAAGCTACGATACACGTAAGCCACAAATTCCCCTCCCACCAATCTATTCCATCAAATCCAGACAGTAAACATCCCCCACCTTGGCACTGAAGCGGGTGAACTCCAtgatgaggatgaagagggagaagAAGCAGCAGAAGCACCAGGTGAACATGCACCAGTCCCAGTGTGTGGAGAGCACATGGCCTGCCGAGGCCACCAGACTGAAGGAGATACAGGTGAGGACCACCTCCAACATACGGATGATTCCCACTGGCAGGGTGAGAGACCTCAGGTCCAGGTTCACCATGATGAGATAAGGATCTATCTAGGGACTCTGGGTGACTGTTCACTCACCAAGGGTTCCTTGACTTTTTGTTTGGCTAAAgtttctctttttcctctctctttcttctggcTAATgttcttctttctgtctctctcctttgctCGCTTTTACCAAATGCACATATTTCACATTTGAATGAATCACTGATTAAATTAACTGTGTTCAATTACTGTTGCCCTCTTAAAGTCTTATATTCTCCTCTTCATGGAGCTCACCCAGTAATTTTCTGCTGTGTCACTCTCTTTTCTCCACTGTGTCACATTGacatctccactcctcctctctctcctaccgtctttgtctctctgtgcatTCCCCTGCCGACTAAGGACCTTCCAGTAAAACACTACAATTCCAAGGGAGGTAAGACCTTCTCTCGTTCCTGCCTTATCCAAGTCTCCTTCCCAATGCTGTAGAGACCAGAGCATGCCTGTGTCAAGCCAAACTCCTCCCGTGTTTATGATGGTGTGTAGCCCATAGAAATAGAGTGAATAGAACGGGCCTCCCCATTCATGTCAATGATTGCGGCCATTGCGAGTGTACACAGGCTAGGTTGAAGATAACAGAGGTTAAGATAGCTTAATAATTAAATGCAAAGCGTTAGAAATTAACAAATTCATTGCACCAGCGCCGGAATGAAAATGACTGGGAGAGAATGGTAGCAGTACAGAAAGTTCACCATCAAAGTGGAAAATAAACACAACGGAGATGAATTTCAGACTATTACTCCGCAAACAAATAGATGAACTGTTTTACTGTCATTTTATTCATTTGAACATTTTTAAAGTTGTCTACAGCCACTTTATAACATGATTTCCCGACCACTGGTCATGTTTTCAATGCTAATCCTATAGAATCAGTCCAACACTCAGCATGGAATTGTTACATTGTCCTAacctgtatttttttaaactagcccataggagcaaagcaggaagtaaaatcAGGAAGTGTACcaatctgtgctgtgatttgtgAAATCAACtgacataaaaaaaacattccaTTGCACGAGCCACATCAGTTAGCATCATTTAAATGAACACTCtacattaccttggaaataattgcatcacaataccaggcagccattgcaagtgtacccatgagtttagaggttccaagccctttctgttcattctatttctatggtgtaTCCTGTCCTCTCTTGGCTTAATTGCACGTTTTACGACCCAGACTCAAGGCGCTCATTGGACGCCTGTCCAGTCTTATCTGGCTCGCCCATGCCACACATGATGGACTCTGGTCTCTGTCAAAGGTAAACTTCAATACTGACCCAATCCCTGGGAGTGGGACcatatcagacctgggttcaagtaaGATTTGAAATCTTTAACATACTTTGAGCATTTGATTGAGTCTGCTTGGAAagccagatgggcggggtttgcacctttgggactattctattggatCCATTGTGTCAGGTAAGCTCAGTCAAGCACAGCTACAGTATTTGAAAGATTCCAGATACTATTTGAACCTAGCTCTGGTCCAAGTGCACATCCCCCAACCAGGGAAACCCATGCTTGTGAAGTAACCTCACGTTTGTTCAGTTCAATGTTCCTAACTTGACTTAAGCTCTTTTTTGACACTTGATGGCTATTGACTAATATCCTCATCCATGTTcttgagaaagggagagaaagagatggagggaagggggaggagtggTAGGCAAAGGATTTGTAGAAGAAGTATTCTGTTCCCACTGAAAATGGAAATCGAATAGTGTTCTGGTTGATAAAGAAAATatgatatcaaatcaaactttatttgtcacatgcgctgaatacaacaagtgtagaccttaccgtgaaatgcttacttacttataTGCATACTACTGCCCCAGTTCAGAGTGTACCATACCAACTTTGAATGTAACACTCTAGATTTTTGGACTCATTtacaaaatgtattacatttggaTTCACTGGTGCCACTAAGGCAGTTTAACACAATAATGAGACATGAGTTCACCGAGGTGTACAATTGTTTTGATTGATTGactctattgccaatgtttgtctatggagattgcatggttgtgtcaacagcagcagctgtctcaggTGAAGGACAATGATTCCTTTAAATATTGTCAGTGCATTGCCTAACTCCCTCTTTACTGTTATATACCCTCATATTattcttccttctcctctctctatatacttctccttctctttctatctcactctcactctccctcttctctctctatttctctctctttctcccactctcacttctccctctctctatctctgcctcaTCCATTTTTCACTTTTACCTCCTTCTTGATCTGTGCCAAGGAGACAGCAGCAACACAACTTCATTTCTCTTTTGAACAAATCAATAATCCCCGTCGAAGGTTGCAAGACAGAAGAAAAGATGTGGACATAAAAGACCTTGACTTCATTACCATAATCGGATCAGGAACCTCCATCATTCTGCTGGCTTCTGTTTTGGAACAATGATTCTTCATTTGTCACTTAACTTAATTTCTCTCATGAAGAAAGGAATAACCCCTGCCATATGTATCACAAAACATAGTGTGGGCATGAGAGACCTTGACATCATTATCATTAACAGATCACCAACCACAATTATTCTGCTGTCTTTTTACAAATTATAATTAGTTTAGCAGCCTCAGAATGGCCCAATATGTTCCCTATCAAATCGAATCTGTGGTAAGCCACGGTCCGTGAGGGATTCAGATGCTGCATGTGTAAGAGAGTGATGTCATCCAGGTGGGACGGAGCGGAGTGTGGTTGAGACTTATCTCGCTGTCGGCTTCCCCACCGCACTCAGCAAACACAGAAAGAGACATGAAAGCAAAGTCCAGGGCTGGACCTCGACATCCCACGCCATTTCATCCAATGGGCCTCTGATAGCAGACACACCCCagcaaacagagagagggagggaatgttgCTGAATGTCCTTTCCCAGCGTTGTAGAAACAGAATAGGTGTTACAGTAAATACATACACTAATGCAGTGAGGCCAAAACATATGATTCTTATGGACTTTTAAGCAAATGTTTTCTTTCTTTTATTGTTATATAACATTATTAAAACAATTTAGTCATATCAGCTAAATGTCAAAAGTTATGTTTCACTTATTCAGATTCATGTTTGAGCTGAATTCTGTCATATCTGTCTGGACTGCATGTTTGTCAGGATTAAAGTAGGTACAGTAGacgcacaaagagagagagagagagagagagagagagagagagagagagaggcctagattcaatcagttccACGTTAACCCGTGATAACCGACGACTGCATAGCAGATCTGTTTTTATTTGGGCCATGACAAAGGTGTAACAtcgttggagctgtcaaatcagtAAAAACAATTAT is a genomic window containing:
- the LOC106606522 gene encoding myeloid-associated differentiation marker homolog, whose product is MVNLDLRSLTLPVGIIRMLEVVLTCISFSLVASAGHVLSTHWDWCMFTWCFCCFFSLFILIMEFTRFSAKVPISWDDFTTAFAMLAALMCFTSSIIYPTFFTCPTCYRQIAATVISLLCFGVYVGEVVLARLRPGGEISGFLSTVPGLLKILETLVACIIFTSLDPARFSFNPGLQWCVAVYSLCFIFALVIIFLTVGQLLSLFPFSFDKLLTVYNILATMMYMTATVIWPLYGFENNPRPVPCSHCPWDDLVVVTFMTVINLVIYILDTIYSIKVVFFTWDEE